The following proteins are co-located in the Vigna angularis cultivar LongXiaoDou No.4 chromosome 2, ASM1680809v1, whole genome shotgun sequence genome:
- the LOC108329775 gene encoding ABSCISIC ACID-INSENSITIVE 5-like protein 2 gives MGSQGGAIQEPKNGSLARQGSLYNLTLDEVHNQLGNLGKPLGSMNLDELLKGVWTAESGTDAYMQQGQVAYAGSSLNPQGSLTLCGDLSKKTIDEVWRDMQQKKSVSQERERQPTLGEMTLEDFLVKAGVTTDPFPNDDSAMAMPGVDSQHNTSQHAHWLQYQLTSVQEQPQQQHHQHQNQQNTMMPGFSGFMAVQQPMPVVVNPVLDAGYSEAMPSSLMGALSDSQSAGRKRAASGNVVEKTVERRQKRMIKNRESAARSRARKQAYTQELEIKVSRLEEENERLRRQNEIEKVLPSAPPPDPKHQLRRTSSAPL, from the exons ATGGGATCTCAAGGTGGGGCAATCCAGGAGCCAAAGAATGGGTCTTTGGCAAGGCAAGGGTCTTTGTACAATCTCACCCTTGATGAGGTGCACAACCAGCTTGGAAATTTGGGGAAACCCTTAGGAAGCATGAATCTTGATGAGCTGCTCAAGGGTGTGTGGACTGCAGAATCTGGAACTGATGCATACATGCAGCAAGGTCAGGTAGCTTATGCTGGATCATCTTTGAATCCTCAAGGGAGTCTAACATTGTGTGGGGATCTTAGCAAGAAAACAATTGATGAGGTTTGGAGAGATATGCAACAGAAGAAGAGTGTTAGTCAGGAAAGAGAAAGACAGCCTACACTGGGTGAGATGACTCTGGAGGATTTCTTGGTGAAGGCTGGTGTGACTACTGACCCTTTCCCTAATGACGATAGTGCCATGGCCATGCCAGGGGTTGATTCCCAACACAACACATCACAACATGCTCATTGGCTGCAATACCAGCTCACCTCAGTGCAGGAGCAgccacaacaacaacatcatcaacatcaaaatCAGCAGAATACTATGATGCCGGGTTTTTCGGGTTTTATGGCTGTTCAACAGCCTATGCCGGTTGTGGTGAATCCGGTTCTGGATGCAGGATACTCTGAAGCAATGCCGTCTTCTTTGATGGGTGCCTTATCTGATTCACAATCTGCAGGTAGGAAAAGGGCTGCCTCAGGTAATGTGGTTGAGAAAACTGTGGAGAGGAGGCAAAAGAGAATGATTAAAAATAGGGAATCAGCAGCTCGGTCCCGGGCTAGAAAGCag GCTTACACACAAGAACTGGAGATTAAAGTTTCTCGTttagaagaagagaatgaaagGCTTAGAAGACAGAAT GAGATAGAGAAGGTATTGCCAAGTGCACCGCCACCAGATCCTAAGCATCAGCTGCGCAGAACTAGTTCAGCTCCCCTTTGA